The following proteins are encoded in a genomic region of Micrococcaceae bacterium Sec5.8:
- a CDS encoding PRC and DUF2382 domain-containing protein, with product MLAKENIDDLLQHNGNVLSSDGNKIGSIGQVYADDDNGQPTWVTAKTGLFGASESFVPLEGARTEGGDVVVPYTKEQVKDAPRVETDGHLEPAEEDRLYAHYGLGDGNARSYADPASGPDTDTRGADHDTASHGNGNGNGHGTVGHDTSGPTTDDAMTRSEERLNVGTEKQATGRVRLRKYVTTENVTQTVPVQREEVRIEREPITDANRGAAMSGPGISEEEHEIVLHEERPVVQKETVAVERVRLGTETVTDEVTVDEQVRKEHIETDGDDTTRR from the coding sequence ATGCTCGCCAAGGAAAATATCGACGACCTGCTGCAGCACAATGGAAACGTTTTGTCCTCCGACGGGAACAAAATCGGTTCCATCGGACAGGTGTACGCAGACGACGACAACGGTCAGCCCACGTGGGTCACAGCCAAGACCGGGCTGTTTGGCGCCTCGGAATCCTTCGTCCCGCTGGAAGGAGCCCGCACTGAAGGGGGCGACGTCGTGGTCCCTTACACCAAGGAACAGGTCAAGGACGCCCCCCGAGTGGAGACCGACGGACACCTCGAACCGGCCGAGGAAGACCGGCTCTATGCCCACTACGGCCTGGGCGACGGCAATGCCCGGAGCTACGCGGACCCCGCGTCCGGTCCGGACACCGACACACGCGGCGCTGACCACGACACCGCTTCCCACGGCAACGGCAACGGCAACGGCCACGGCACTGTAGGACACGACACCTCGGGCCCCACCACGGACGACGCAATGACGCGTTCCGAGGAGCGCCTGAACGTCGGCACGGAAAAGCAGGCCACCGGCCGCGTCCGCCTGCGCAAGTACGTCACCACCGAGAATGTCACCCAGACCGTGCCGGTACAGCGTGAAGAGGTCCGGATCGAACGTGAACCCATCACGGACGCGAACCGTGGGGCGGCCATGTCCGGCCCCGGCATCAGTGAGGAAGAGCACGAAATTGTCCTCCATGAAGAGCGCCCGGTAGTCCAGAAGGAAACGGTCGCGGTCGAACGCGTCCGCCTCGGCACGGAAACCGTAACCGACGAGGTAACTGTCGATGAGCAAGTCCGCAAGGAACACATCGAAACGGACGGCGACGACACCACGCGCCGCTAG
- a CDS encoding response regulator transcription factor has translation MTTDGRPSLLLVEDDVVLGPLIAELLDPDYRIQLATNGRDGLHLALTRTWDVLVIDRGLPVMDGVALIAALRSRGVSTPILILTALGATDEKVRGLDAGANDYMTKPFDAGELAARLRALTRTFTPAPAPVSIGDWELDPASRSVRSIYGRLVSLTAKEAELLAALAAEPGRVFLREDLLGEHFQAADQPGLIDTYVHHLRRKISKSVVRTVHGVGYQIGDAHE, from the coding sequence ATGACAACTGATGGCCGTCCCTCCTTGCTGCTGGTGGAGGATGACGTCGTGCTGGGACCGCTGATCGCCGAACTGCTGGACCCGGACTACCGGATCCAGCTGGCAACCAACGGCCGCGACGGCCTGCACCTGGCGCTGACCCGGACCTGGGATGTGCTGGTGATCGACCGCGGGTTGCCGGTAATGGACGGCGTAGCACTGATCGCGGCGCTCAGGTCCAGGGGGGTTTCCACGCCGATCCTTATTCTCACGGCCCTGGGGGCTACGGACGAAAAGGTCCGGGGCCTGGACGCGGGCGCCAATGACTACATGACCAAGCCGTTCGACGCCGGCGAACTCGCGGCGCGCCTGCGCGCCCTGACGCGCACCTTCACCCCGGCACCAGCGCCCGTCAGCATTGGCGACTGGGAACTCGATCCGGCGTCCCGGTCCGTGCGCTCGATTTACGGGCGGCTGGTGTCCCTGACGGCCAAGGAAGCCGAACTCCTGGCCGCCCTGGCCGCCGAACCCGGCAGGGTATTCCTCCGGGAAGACTTGCTCGGCGAGCACTTCCAAGCCGCCGACCAGCCGGGTCTGATCGACACGTACGTCCATCACCTGCGCAGGAAGATCTCCAAGTCCGTGGTCCGCACGGTCCACGGCGTCGGCTATCAGATTGGTGACGCTCATGAATAG
- the mdlC gene encoding benzoylformate decarboxylase, whose product MTTVNDATYQLLRHHGLTTIFGNPGSNELPFLAAMPADFRYVLGLHEGVVAGMADGYAQATRRPALVNLHAASGSGNAMGALTNAWYSHTPLVITAGQQVRATIGQEVMLSNVDAASLPRPLVKWSAEPASPHDVVRTIGQAIHTATLEPSGPVYVSIPYDDWAAETGPADEHLAARAVEHAGELSDGQLADLVAALDGAANPALVLGPDVDSARGNSDAVTLAERLGAPVWVAPSAARCPFPTTHPAFRGVLPAAVAGITGVLAGHDLILVIGAPVFRYHQYEPGNYLPAGASLLQITCDPSEAARAPMGRALVASIGPALRRLAAAVAPRGAQQQPRQRRDLTAPTAQEPGDGSGLAPEAVFDLINGLAPEDAVYVNETTSTVGAFWDRMDMRHPGSYYFPASGGLGFGMPAAVGIQLAEPERRVVAFIGDGSANYGITALWTAAQYGIPVVFVILNNGTYGALRGFAAKLNALDAPGLDVPGIDFVSLAAGYGVDADRADSLEKLRDCFTKALASGSPTLIEVPITTVSPF is encoded by the coding sequence ATGACCACTGTCAACGACGCCACGTACCAGCTCCTGCGCCACCATGGACTCACCACAATCTTCGGGAACCCGGGCTCCAACGAGCTGCCGTTCCTTGCCGCCATGCCGGCTGATTTCCGGTATGTCCTGGGCCTCCACGAAGGAGTCGTGGCAGGAATGGCGGACGGCTACGCCCAGGCCACCCGCCGTCCGGCCCTGGTCAATCTGCATGCCGCCTCGGGATCGGGCAACGCCATGGGCGCGCTCACCAATGCCTGGTACTCGCACACGCCGCTGGTGATCACCGCGGGCCAGCAGGTCCGCGCCACCATCGGGCAGGAGGTGATGCTGTCCAACGTGGACGCCGCTTCGCTCCCCCGCCCGCTCGTCAAATGGAGCGCCGAGCCGGCCTCGCCGCACGACGTCGTCCGGACTATCGGCCAGGCTATCCACACCGCGACACTTGAGCCGTCCGGACCCGTCTACGTCTCCATTCCCTACGACGACTGGGCGGCGGAGACCGGACCGGCAGACGAGCACCTGGCCGCGCGCGCCGTCGAACACGCCGGTGAGCTCTCCGACGGCCAGCTCGCGGACCTGGTGGCAGCCCTCGACGGCGCCGCGAATCCAGCGCTGGTCCTGGGACCTGACGTGGACTCCGCCCGGGGGAACTCCGACGCCGTCACGCTCGCCGAGCGGCTCGGCGCCCCGGTCTGGGTGGCACCCTCCGCCGCGCGCTGCCCCTTCCCCACCACCCACCCCGCGTTCCGCGGCGTGCTGCCCGCCGCCGTCGCGGGCATCACCGGCGTATTGGCCGGGCATGACCTGATCCTGGTGATTGGCGCCCCGGTGTTCCGGTACCACCAATACGAACCCGGGAACTACCTCCCCGCGGGCGCCTCCCTGCTTCAGATAACCTGCGATCCTTCAGAGGCGGCCCGCGCCCCGATGGGACGCGCGCTGGTGGCGTCGATCGGCCCGGCGCTGCGCCGCCTGGCTGCGGCAGTGGCCCCGCGCGGTGCGCAGCAGCAGCCGCGTCAGAGGCGCGACCTGACCGCCCCGACCGCGCAGGAACCGGGCGACGGAAGCGGGCTGGCTCCGGAGGCCGTCTTCGATCTCATCAACGGGCTCGCCCCGGAGGACGCAGTGTACGTCAACGAGACGACGTCGACGGTCGGCGCCTTCTGGGACCGGATGGACATGCGCCACCCCGGCAGCTATTACTTCCCGGCTTCCGGCGGGCTCGGGTTCGGCATGCCGGCCGCCGTCGGAATCCAACTGGCGGAACCTGAACGCCGGGTAGTGGCCTTCATCGGCGACGGCTCCGCGAACTACGGCATCACTGCACTCTGGACGGCGGCGCAGTACGGGATCCCCGTGGTGTTCGTGATTCTGAACAACGGCACCTACGGGGCCCTCCGCGGTTTCGCGGCCAAGCTTAACGCCCTCGACGCGCCAGGCCTGGACGTGCCCGGGATCGACTTCGTCTCGCTCGCCGCGGGCTACGGAGTGGACGCGGACCGCGCCGATTCGTTGGAGAAGCTGCGGGACTGCTTCACCAAGGCGCTGGCCTCCGGCAGCCCCACCCTGATCGAAGTCCCCATCACCACCGTCTCCCCGTTCTGA
- a CDS encoding HAMP domain-containing sensor histidine kinase: MNRGSPGSSEPDRDTLRRASLKVAVRISAACAVLVLCLLSAATIYLMNKLAHPDLPGSAAGKAYTYLDSRDLFEAMIIAGVAGIVLAGVVGWLSARSAIRPLGEALALQRRFVQDASHELRTPLTILDARIQLAQRDAAPDSKPGRDLARIREDAAALSGIVNELLLAATGAAPDPAAEPVELADVAGSVTESLQEIAAGQDVRLAFSDSGRPLARIDRNALRRAVLALADNALAHTQTGGSITIGTGIDGARAVVRVTDTGSGITGVDQDRIFERFVRTPGPEGARAQRSFGIGLALVREIATAAGGTVEVARTGPGGTEMKLTLPLVRR, from the coding sequence ATGAATAGGGGCTCTCCCGGGTCAAGCGAACCAGACCGCGATACCCTCCGGCGTGCATCGCTCAAGGTCGCTGTGCGGATCAGCGCCGCCTGCGCGGTGCTGGTGCTCTGCCTCCTCTCCGCAGCGACCATTTACCTGATGAACAAGCTGGCGCACCCCGATCTGCCTGGCTCCGCGGCCGGAAAGGCCTATACCTACCTTGATTCCCGGGACCTGTTTGAGGCGATGATCATCGCCGGGGTTGCGGGAATCGTACTGGCCGGCGTCGTCGGGTGGCTCAGCGCCCGCAGCGCCATCCGGCCGCTCGGGGAAGCGCTGGCCCTGCAACGGCGCTTCGTCCAGGATGCCAGCCATGAACTGCGCACGCCGCTGACCATCCTGGACGCGCGCATCCAGCTCGCCCAGCGCGACGCGGCTCCCGACTCCAAACCGGGCAGGGATCTGGCCAGGATCCGTGAAGACGCCGCAGCCCTCTCCGGGATCGTCAACGAACTCCTGCTGGCGGCAACCGGGGCCGCGCCGGATCCCGCCGCGGAGCCGGTGGAACTTGCCGACGTCGCCGGGTCCGTCACGGAAAGCCTGCAGGAGATTGCGGCGGGGCAGGACGTCCGGCTCGCCTTCTCCGACAGTGGCAGGCCGCTGGCGCGCATCGACCGGAACGCCCTGCGCCGGGCCGTGCTCGCCCTGGCCGACAATGCGCTGGCCCACACGCAGACGGGCGGGAGCATCACCATCGGCACCGGAATCGACGGCGCCCGGGCCGTTGTTCGCGTGACCGACACGGGGTCAGGGATTACGGGCGTGGACCAGGATCGGATCTTCGAGCGCTTCGTCAGGACCCCCGGCCCGGAGGGTGCCCGGGCCCAGCGGAGCTTCGGCATCGGCCTGGCGCTGGTCCGGGAAATCGCCACGGCGGCCGGTGGCACGGTCGAGGTGGCCAGGACCGGGCCGGGGGGTACGGAGATGAAACTTACGCTTCCGCTGGTCCGGCGCTGA
- a CDS encoding sensor domain-containing diguanylate cyclase: MSEATAEAVNYWQLFQQAPAGYVVAGVDGTILTANATLCAWVGVDAGALDGTRLLDLMRAGDRLMYRTHAGPKLDRDGHVAELSIELLGADGQRRPVLLSVTRTTDGPEPRDLMIFFGAPERRRYERELASAHRLLEDAEAARAKLLQEAHHRALHDPLTGLPNRRQLQESLLTALASAGDKRHRVGVLFCDVNNFKQVNDTLGHAAGDGVLEHVAQMLSGAVRSADTVTRYSGDEFVVLIPWLERPGELEAVAGRVRDCLAEAFTVAGAELRLGMSVGRADTAVPADAGEAGHQELAKALLIAADQDMYRVKSAMRRVAAPGAG, encoded by the coding sequence ATGAGCGAGGCGACCGCGGAAGCGGTCAACTACTGGCAGCTCTTCCAGCAGGCACCCGCGGGGTACGTCGTGGCTGGCGTCGACGGAACGATCCTCACCGCGAACGCTACTCTCTGCGCCTGGGTTGGCGTCGACGCCGGCGCCCTCGACGGGACGCGCCTGCTGGACCTGATGCGGGCGGGGGACCGGCTCATGTACCGCACGCATGCCGGACCGAAGCTGGACCGCGACGGCCACGTTGCCGAACTCTCAATCGAGCTGCTGGGCGCCGACGGGCAACGCCGACCGGTGCTGCTCTCCGTCACCCGGACCACTGACGGGCCGGAGCCGCGGGACTTGATGATCTTCTTCGGCGCCCCCGAGCGGCGGCGTTATGAGCGTGAGCTGGCCAGTGCGCACCGGCTGCTTGAGGATGCTGAGGCGGCGCGCGCCAAACTCCTGCAGGAAGCGCACCACCGGGCCCTCCACGACCCGCTCACCGGTCTGCCCAACCGGCGCCAGCTGCAGGAAAGCCTGCTGACGGCCTTGGCCAGTGCGGGTGACAAGCGGCACCGGGTGGGTGTGCTGTTCTGCGACGTCAACAATTTCAAGCAGGTGAACGACACTCTGGGCCACGCAGCCGGGGACGGGGTACTGGAACACGTGGCGCAGATGCTTTCCGGAGCGGTGCGCAGCGCGGACACCGTCACGCGTTACAGCGGGGACGAGTTCGTGGTCCTCATTCCCTGGCTGGAGCGCCCCGGTGAGTTGGAGGCAGTGGCTGGACGGGTCCGGGACTGCCTCGCTGAAGCTTTCACCGTCGCGGGCGCCGAGCTCCGGCTGGGCATGTCCGTCGGGCGGGCGGACACCGCCGTGCCGGCGGACGCGGGCGAGGCCGGGCACCAGGAACTGGCCAAAGCGCTGCTGATCGCCGCCGACCAGGACATGTATCGGGTGAAGAGCGCAATGCGGCGAGTGGCGGCTCCGGGAGCTGGCTGA
- a CDS encoding alpha/beta hydrolase has product MDSGAAARNNVRVFGPADGQVLVFAHGFGTDQSMWGKILPWFTDRYRVVLLDHVGSGGSDPSAYSSTKYSNLDAYVDDLLEVCAELNLHDVTLVGHSVGSMMAVSAAARDDGLGFSRLVLLTASPGYLDHPKDGYVGGFTQQDLDDVFESLDANYVVWAESMAPVYMNTPGAPELDHEIQGSFGRISPRVARDFARVAFLSDVRHLLRDVTIPVLVLQSTDDVVTPEHVGTYLHQELPNSTLVRLAATGHFPQSSAPEETSAAILEYLKQG; this is encoded by the coding sequence ATGGACTCTGGTGCGGCAGCCCGCAACAACGTGCGGGTGTTCGGACCGGCGGACGGACAGGTTCTGGTGTTCGCCCACGGTTTCGGTACCGATCAGTCCATGTGGGGCAAGATCCTGCCATGGTTCACCGACCGCTACCGGGTGGTCCTGCTGGACCATGTGGGCTCCGGCGGATCCGACCCGTCAGCCTACAGTTCCACGAAGTATTCGAACTTGGACGCCTACGTCGATGACCTCCTGGAGGTCTGTGCCGAACTTAACCTTCATGACGTGACCCTTGTAGGCCACAGCGTCGGGTCCATGATGGCCGTCAGTGCAGCAGCCCGGGACGACGGGCTCGGGTTCAGCCGCCTCGTCCTGCTCACGGCATCGCCCGGCTACCTGGACCACCCCAAGGACGGTTACGTCGGAGGGTTCACCCAACAGGACCTTGACGACGTCTTTGAATCCCTCGACGCCAACTACGTCGTGTGGGCCGAGTCGATGGCGCCCGTCTACATGAACACGCCGGGCGCTCCCGAATTGGACCACGAGATCCAAGGCAGCTTCGGCCGGATCAGCCCCCGGGTGGCACGCGACTTCGCCCGGGTGGCGTTCCTGTCCGATGTCCGGCACCTCCTCCGCGACGTCACCATCCCCGTATTGGTCCTGCAGAGCACCGACGACGTCGTCACTCCGGAGCACGTCGGAACGTATCTGCACCAGGAACTCCCCAACAGCACCCTCGTGCGGCTCGCGGCCACCGGCCACTTCCCCCAAAGCAGCGCGCCGGAGGAAACATCTGCGGCCATCCTCGAGTACCTGAAGCAAGGATGA
- a CDS encoding benzaldehyde dehydrogenase, producing MTVSPTIPDTFLDTARWDGKINIAGWIEGSGGNQDVIEPATGAVLGSVGVATAADVGLAATTAADAQQAWAAARPEERAAVLRRAGQLWEEHAEEIQGWIIRESGGIPAKAALETHIAANECYEAAALPSHPAGEVLTSNDARWSFARRRPAGVVSVIAPFNFPLILSIRSVAPALALGNAVLLKPDPRTAVSGGVALMRVFEEAGLPAGLLSLLPGGAETGAAVVEAPEVRVVSFTGSTAAGRKVGEAAARHLKRAHLELGGNNALIVLPGADLAKAASAGAFGSFMHQGQICMTTGRHLVHESIYDAYVAALSDKAAHLPVGDPASGTVALGPIIDETQLKRIHAIVEAAVQAGARLSAGGTHDGLFYRPTVLADLSQDNPAFAEEIFGPVAPVIKFSTVDEALALVNANEYGLSVGILGDVGTAMKLADRVHSGKVHINEQTVLDEANAPFGGVGSSGTGSRFGGATANIEAFTEVQWLTMRPEIAPYPF from the coding sequence ATGACTGTCTCCCCCACCATTCCCGACACGTTCCTCGACACCGCCCGCTGGGACGGGAAAATCAACATCGCCGGCTGGATTGAAGGTTCCGGCGGAAACCAGGACGTCATCGAGCCGGCCACCGGTGCCGTCCTGGGCAGCGTCGGCGTCGCCACGGCCGCGGACGTGGGGCTCGCCGCCACTACGGCCGCCGACGCCCAGCAGGCGTGGGCTGCCGCGCGTCCCGAGGAAAGGGCCGCCGTCCTGCGCCGCGCCGGCCAACTCTGGGAGGAGCACGCCGAAGAAATCCAGGGCTGGATCATCCGCGAAAGCGGCGGCATTCCGGCAAAGGCGGCCTTGGAGACGCACATCGCTGCCAACGAATGCTACGAGGCCGCCGCGCTGCCCTCGCACCCGGCCGGGGAGGTCCTGACCTCCAATGACGCGCGGTGGTCGTTCGCGCGGCGCCGCCCGGCCGGCGTCGTGTCCGTGATTGCACCGTTCAACTTTCCCCTCATCCTGTCCATCCGCTCCGTGGCCCCGGCGTTGGCCCTGGGCAACGCCGTGCTGCTGAAGCCGGACCCGCGGACGGCAGTGTCCGGCGGCGTCGCGCTGATGCGGGTTTTCGAGGAAGCCGGCCTGCCCGCCGGGCTTCTCTCGCTCCTGCCCGGCGGCGCGGAAACGGGCGCCGCCGTCGTCGAAGCCCCCGAGGTCCGGGTGGTCTCGTTTACCGGGTCGACGGCGGCCGGCCGAAAGGTGGGCGAGGCGGCAGCCCGGCACCTTAAGCGGGCGCACCTTGAACTCGGCGGCAACAACGCGCTGATCGTGCTTCCGGGCGCCGACCTCGCCAAGGCCGCATCCGCGGGTGCGTTCGGCTCGTTTATGCACCAGGGCCAGATCTGCATGACCACCGGCCGGCACCTCGTCCACGAGTCGATCTACGACGCCTACGTGGCTGCGCTCAGCGACAAGGCCGCTCACCTTCCGGTCGGCGACCCGGCAAGCGGCACGGTGGCGCTGGGACCGATCATCGACGAGACACAGCTTAAACGCATCCACGCAATCGTGGAGGCCGCTGTCCAGGCCGGCGCACGGCTATCCGCCGGCGGCACCCACGACGGACTCTTCTACCGGCCCACGGTCCTGGCTGACCTCAGCCAGGACAACCCGGCCTTCGCCGAGGAAATCTTCGGCCCCGTCGCCCCGGTCATCAAGTTCTCCACCGTGGACGAAGCGTTGGCGCTCGTCAACGCCAATGAATACGGCCTCTCCGTAGGAATCCTGGGCGACGTCGGGACGGCGATGAAACTCGCAGACCGGGTCCACTCGGGCAAGGTGCACATCAACGAGCAAACGGTGCTGGACGAGGCCAATGCACCATTTGGCGGTGTGGGTTCCTCCGGAACAGGGTCACGGTTCGGCGGTGCCACGGCGAATATCGAGGCCTTCACCGAGGTCCAGTGGCTCACCATGCGCCCGGAGATTGCGCCGTATCCGTTCTAA
- a CDS encoding YihY/virulence factor BrkB family protein yields MAKNPAPAAPGADAETPESSTAKARQAPAPEDSRKVESPAELSKPSWKFIARKTLREFTKDQCPDLAAALTYYAVLSIFPALLALVSLLGIVGDSAKTTSALLDIVQGFAPGETVTALRGPIEQLSSSQTAGFTLVLGLLTALWSASGYVGAFSRAMNRVYEIDEGRGFVKLRGTILAVTLVNLLIVLVLAAMLVLTGPVAESVGNTIGLGTAFLTGWNILKWPVMIALIVIAIAVLYYATPNVKQPKFRWMSLGSLIALGIFLLASLAFGFYVGNFSSYNQTYGAIGGVIISLLWLWILNMSLLFGAEFDAETERGRQLQAGIKAEETIQLPPRDTKKSDKLQEKEEQDITQGRELREHHTTTDGDSPESRGQSTRSGGASTIDRSCEGG; encoded by the coding sequence ATGGCTAAGAATCCCGCCCCCGCAGCGCCCGGCGCTGACGCTGAAACCCCGGAGAGCAGCACCGCCAAGGCCCGGCAGGCCCCGGCACCGGAGGACTCCCGGAAAGTGGAGAGCCCCGCGGAGCTCTCCAAACCCTCGTGGAAATTCATTGCACGAAAGACGCTGCGGGAGTTCACCAAGGACCAGTGCCCGGACCTCGCCGCGGCCCTGACGTACTACGCGGTCCTCTCAATTTTCCCGGCCCTGCTGGCCCTGGTATCGCTGCTGGGCATCGTGGGGGATTCCGCGAAGACCACCTCCGCGCTGCTGGACATCGTTCAGGGCTTCGCTCCCGGTGAGACGGTCACCGCGCTCCGGGGCCCGATCGAACAACTCAGTTCCTCTCAGACCGCCGGGTTCACCCTGGTCCTGGGCCTGCTGACCGCGCTCTGGTCCGCGTCCGGGTATGTCGGGGCGTTCTCCCGGGCCATGAACCGGGTCTATGAAATCGATGAGGGCCGGGGCTTTGTGAAACTCCGCGGCACGATCCTGGCCGTGACGCTGGTGAACCTGCTCATCGTCCTGGTCCTCGCCGCGATGCTGGTCCTGACCGGGCCCGTCGCGGAATCGGTCGGGAACACCATCGGGCTGGGCACCGCGTTCCTCACGGGCTGGAACATCCTGAAGTGGCCGGTCATGATCGCCCTGATCGTCATCGCGATCGCGGTCCTGTACTACGCCACCCCGAACGTTAAACAACCCAAGTTCCGCTGGATGAGCCTGGGATCCCTGATCGCGCTCGGCATTTTCCTCCTCGCGTCCCTGGCCTTCGGGTTCTACGTCGGGAACTTCAGCAGCTACAACCAGACCTACGGCGCGATCGGCGGAGTCATCATCTCCCTGCTCTGGCTCTGGATCCTGAACATGTCACTGCTCTTCGGCGCCGAATTCGACGCCGAAACCGAACGCGGCCGCCAACTCCAAGCCGGCATCAAAGCCGAAGAAACCATCCAACTCCCACCCCGCGACACCAAAAAAAGCGACAAACTCCAGGAAAAAGAAGAACAAGACATCACCCAAGGCCGCGAACTCCGCGAACACCACACCACCACAGACGGCGACAGCCCCGAATCACGAGGGCAGAGCACCCGATCCGGCGGGGCCAGCACGATCGACCGTTCCTGCGAGGGCGGCTAG
- a CDS encoding DUF3618 domain-containing protein: MSENPDAIRADIEATRARLGTNVDAVADKVTPSHIVARQTDKVKEGVKDAVFGVKEKVMGAAGDGPGTAGSASGTAGSALGDAPAQLKTRARGNPLAAGLIAFGAGLLVSSLIPASEKEREAADALKTAAGPLTTELTDAAKHVAEGLKEPAQEAMENVKATAADAAGNVKAEGQDAVADVKDRTAQAKDTVRQP; the protein is encoded by the coding sequence ATGAGTGAAAACCCGGATGCTATCCGTGCAGATATTGAAGCTACCCGTGCCCGGTTGGGTACGAACGTGGACGCTGTGGCCGATAAGGTCACCCCGTCCCATATCGTTGCCCGGCAAACGGACAAGGTCAAAGAAGGCGTCAAGGACGCGGTTTTTGGTGTGAAGGAGAAAGTCATGGGAGCAGCAGGGGACGGACCCGGCACGGCCGGGTCCGCGTCGGGCACGGCCGGGTCCGCTCTCGGGGACGCGCCCGCGCAGCTGAAGACCAGGGCCCGGGGCAATCCGTTGGCGGCGGGCCTGATCGCGTTCGGTGCCGGGTTGTTGGTGTCCTCGTTGATCCCGGCGAGCGAGAAGGAACGCGAAGCCGCTGATGCGTTGAAGACCGCGGCCGGGCCGTTGACGACGGAACTGACCGACGCCGCGAAGCACGTCGCGGAGGGCTTGAAGGAACCGGCCCAGGAAGCGATGGAGAACGTTAAGGCCACCGCGGCCGACGCGGCCGGGAACGTCAAGGCCGAGGGCCAGGACGCGGTCGCGGACGTCAAGGACCGCACGGCCCAGGCCAAGGACACCGTCCGCCAGCCCTGA
- a CDS encoding phage holin family protein, translating into MSHEVPGVPLTPAQAKAESSSLGDLLGDVTRDMSMLMRQEVELAKVELKQSVSRAGKGGGMLAGAGVAGHFVLLFLSLALWWALGNLMGLGWSGVVVAVLWGVVAAVLAAKGRKELNAVKGLPQTAETLQAIPPTLKPTI; encoded by the coding sequence GTGAGCCACGAAGTACCTGGGGTGCCGTTGACGCCGGCGCAGGCGAAGGCTGAGTCGTCGTCGTTGGGTGATTTGTTGGGTGATGTGACCCGGGATATGTCGATGTTGATGCGGCAGGAAGTTGAGCTCGCGAAGGTTGAGTTGAAGCAGTCCGTTTCCCGTGCGGGTAAGGGCGGCGGGATGTTGGCCGGTGCGGGTGTGGCGGGTCATTTTGTGTTGTTGTTTTTGTCCTTGGCGCTCTGGTGGGCGTTGGGGAATTTGATGGGCCTGGGTTGGTCCGGTGTTGTTGTTGCTGTTCTGTGGGGTGTTGTCGCGGCGGTTTTGGCTGCGAAGGGCCGCAAGGAGCTGAACGCGGTTAAGGGTTTGCCCCAGACCGCGGAGACGTTGCAGGCTATTCCGCCCACGCTTAAACCCACTATCTAA
- a CDS encoding MarR family transcriptional regulator gives MPLDPQDHVREGYLLLTTAARLVQRRFDDALAPLGLTRAAVIALKAVAPRPLNQEQLAAAVFVQSQTLGRVLTRLEGEGLVTRKRDPHDRRQFQVEITDSGEAALLAATDAERAAFPPTFDGWDILREQLSRFVSSFPNPPQGRTPSPN, from the coding sequence ATGCCCCTCGACCCCCAGGACCATGTCCGGGAGGGCTACCTGCTTCTCACCACAGCGGCCCGGTTGGTACAACGCCGCTTCGATGACGCGCTCGCACCATTGGGCCTGACCCGGGCCGCGGTCATCGCCCTCAAGGCCGTGGCCCCCCGGCCCTTGAACCAGGAACAGCTCGCCGCAGCAGTCTTCGTGCAGAGCCAAACGCTGGGCCGTGTGCTGACGCGCCTGGAGGGAGAGGGCCTCGTAACGAGGAAACGCGACCCGCATGACCGCCGCCAGTTCCAGGTGGAAATAACCGACAGCGGCGAGGCGGCGCTTCTGGCAGCCACCGACGCTGAGAGAGCCGCGTTTCCTCCCACCTTCGATGGATGGGACATCCTGCGCGAACAGCTCTCCCGATTCGTGAGTTCGTTTCCCAATCCCCCGCAGGGACGGACTCCGAGCCCCAACTGA